GCTGGTGAATTTCGCCAACGTCAACAATGGGCGAGTCAAGGCAATGAGCCGATCCACTTGCTGGAGGTTGTTGAGCAGCACCTCGCGATATTCTTCGACAGTCCTGGCTTTCATGAGGGCGACCTCCAGATTACCTTGCAAGATGGTCAAAGGAGTCCTCATCTCGTGGGCGGCGATTTCACAAAAGTTACGTTGGACTTCGCTGCTTCGTTGGAACTGATCCAGCACCGCGTTGACCGCCTGGGTGAGTCGCCGAAATTCCCGATAGGGTGAATCTACCGCCAGTCGTTTTCCGAGGTCGGCTTCCGACATCGTTTCTGCCCCGGCGCACAAGGCTTCGATGGGGGCCAGCACCTTCTTTGACAGCCAGAGGCTCCCGATCCAGGCGAGTAGAAGTGTGGCTCCGGATCCAAGCGTCAGCAGGAATACAAGCCCATGCAGAGTTTCCTGGTAATGGAGCAGCGACGTTTCCGCCTGCAAAACATACCGCACATGGTCTTTCCCGGCGAAGGGGAAGAACAAATGCCGCGCCGGCATCCCATCGGCCGAGTCCATCGTTTCAAACGTGATCTTCGAAAGCCGAACTCGTTCAAGCACATGCGGCGAAATCGAGACTTGCGCATCCGCACGGGGACTGTTCCACACCAGCCGGCCATCAGCCGAAAAGATCCGAAGGGCGTGCGAGATGTTGGGCAATAGGTGCTGTTCCAGCGTGCCGTGGGTTAAGTCATTAGCCGGCGCGGTGTCCTTGGTGTTGGTCCTCATGAAGTCGGGATACCGCTCCGCAATCTCGGCAAGGGACTCGGCCAATACCAACATTTGTCCATCGAGTAAGCGGTGCAACAAGACCTCGCTGGCAGCGTACACGAGCCCAGAAAACGCGAGAAGACCAGTCATCAGGACGACGGCGGACCAGCTGATCAAACTGCGCAGAGATTTCATGCAGGTGAGTCCGGCTCTTCGAGCATATACCCGGCACCACGCACTGTGGCGATCAAGGGCGGCGAAAAATCCCGATCGATCTTTGCGCGTAGAGCCCGGATATGGGCGTCGACGATGTTCGTCATGGGGTCATAGCTGATGTCCCACACATGTTCAATGATCGCGGTTCGCGTGAGCACACGATTCTTGTTCCGTAACAGAAATTCTAGGAGCGCATACTCCTTATTCGTCAGGAAGATTTCCTGCTCGGCGCGCCAGACACGGTGAGACGCCGGGTCCAATCGAAGGTCAGCCGCTTGAAGATGGGCAATTTGCTGGGAACTGCCTCGGCGCAAAAGCGCCCGAACGCGGGCGAGCAACTCCGCGAAGGCGAACGGCTTCGGCAGAAATTGATCCGCCCCCGTGTCAAAGCCGGATACCTTCGTCTCCACCGTGTTGCGCGCCGTGATGAGCAGCACCGGAGTTGTGATGCCCTTGTCTCGAACGCGGCGGCAGAGGGTCAAACCGTCAAGCTTCGGCAGCATCACGTCTAGAATCACGAGATCGTAAGGGTTGTTCAGCGCCAACGCCAATCCTGCTTCGCCATCGGCAGCAGCATCCACCGCATAGTACTCTTCTTTCAATCCTTTTTTGATGAATTGAGCAAGGTCCGCATCGTCTTCAACGAGCAGAATTCTCATGGTCTACCTCATGACAGAACCACGCAGATCGGCAGCCAAGGAATCGGTTGCTCAACATAGGCTGCTCTTGCAATCTGTGACCACCAGGTTGGTTGCTTTTTCGTCTGCTTCGAGGTCGATGGTCAGCCAGGCGATTCCCATCGCCCGCTCATCCTGATGGGCTCCACCGCTCCCCTCAAGGAGGCTGACGACATAATACCGGCCACCGGGAACTTTCGTGAACCAAAAATGGCCGGTTGGATTGGCCCTCGTCGTACGGAGATAGGGAATCAGTCGTTTATCGGTCAGCAGTTGGGCCATGACCTCACGAAGGCATTCCACAGGCGAGCCCTGCGTCATGAGGGGCTCTGACGAAGATGTCGCACCTTTGAGAGAGCAGGAGTAATCTCGCACATGTTTATCGAACCAATGGCGAGTATATGGAACCATTGGAATCAAGTAGATCGAGGCCCCTGCCTGCGTCACGGCTTTTCCAGAGGGTGTGCGCAAGAACACCTGTCCGGCCGCACTTCCCCGACCTTTCGCTCTGTAGGCGAAGAATTCTTTCTCATTGAAGGCTGGTGGGCTCGATGAGCCCGACGTCACCGCCTGTGCCGGTGCGACGAGGAAGCCGCTGATCAGCAACAACCCTGCAAGCCAGCACCCGAGTTGCCTGTCGCGCCTCGTCATGTCGAGGAAGCCGACGCTGCGGCGGGCTCGTCGGGCACGGTTGAAGCCGGGAGGGACTTGTGTTTGAGGGCGCGGCCTTTGTCCGGGGTCGGATCGGTGACAAGACCATACACTTCGCGACCTTCGTGGCCGTCCGGCAAATATTCCGTAATCGGCATCCCATCTTCACGAACAAACAGGAGACAATGACAGTACTTGTACATCTGCATTTCGTCGCAGGCGCAGATCCACCGTCGAAGCTTAGCTTCGGCTTCCTTATCCTTGTAAAAGTTACAAGGGCAGAGCGGTTTCCCGAGTTCGTCGATATGGGACGCTAATCCCTTGACGACCGCCTCCGTCACGGCAGTGTTGGGATGCATCGTGGTTCCGCTTTTCTCGGCAAAACCCTGTATGAACTTCCGGATCTTATCGAGACTTTCCTGCGTCGGTTCGGCCATGGACTTCTTCCTCCAGCGGTGGCGGGCAGAGTCGCTAGTTTACAAGGATAATTCGCTGCTTTACAATCCGTGCTCTCAGCTGATTCTCGTAAACAAGTCATGAAGGACATGTCAAGTCGACAGATCTTGCTGCAGCGGCTGGTCTCCGAGTTGAGTCCGGCGGTCGCGGAGGCTGTGGTAGCTGCCTTGCGGGCCACCCACATGCTGGATGCCGAGGCGCGGGTACTGACCCTGCTGGATGAGCTCCAAGAGTTGTCCGAAAAGGCAGCAGGCTCAGCGATGGCGGCATTGCCCGAGCTGAACCGGCGGGCGGGCCTCTCGCATAGCATCTTGTGGCTCGACCTGGGAGTGACGCTGGCTCAGTCCTCAGGGGCCTCCGCGCTGAAGTATTTCAAGGACAGTCCTTTGAGCCTTGGGCTGATCGAGGAAGGCGATGCGCGCACAGAAGTCTTAACAATCGGTCTGGAAATTGCTGAGCAAGACGCCAACGTTGCGCTCGAATACATCCGCCATGCCCCGGGGATTCTGTCAGAGGTGCCTGCCACGCAGTTGCGACCCTGGCTCGATATCGGCCTCGAACTGACCCAGGTCAATGTCGTCGTCGGTCTTGAGTTTATCCGACAAATCTCCAAGCTGGCTTCCGTGCTGCCTTGGGAGGCGGTGCGTAGCTGGGCCACGGTGGGCATGAAATTGGTTGTGCCGAATAGCCTCGGGAAGCCGGACTATGTGGCGACCATGGAATTTCTAAGAACCAGCCCATCGATTCTTGGAAATATCGAAGACCCTCCGGTTCGGGGAAAGGTGGTATCCCTGTGCCTTCTGTTGGCCGAACATTCACCCGTGTCCAGCCTAACGTGGCTCGCAGAATCACCCGCCCTCTTAAGTCGGTTACCGTCAATGGAATGGCGGATCCGGCTGGTGCAGTACGGCGCCCTGCTTGCCGAGAAGCAGGCTGAAGTGACGGTCGATTACCTGCGTCGCGCCCCCGAACTCGTGGGACTCATCGGAAATGGACCCGAAGCCCTCCCGCGATTCGAGAATTGGTTTAAGACCGGGATGGAAGTAGCAGCCTACAGCCCAGAGGGAGCACGTGCTTATTTTTCAGTAGCGTCAAGAAAAGCGCTGGCTTCGATCGAACAAGCCTTGAGCGGGGTGCCGTTTCGGCGGGTCGCGCGACGAGTGAAACTGTTCGTTCAAGGACTCTGTGGAACCGATGTGACCGTGATGGCGCTTCCTGATGCTGTGACTTCCCCAGCCCGGGCGACGGTCAGTCCAGACGGGAAGACTATTTCCTTGCCGGCGCTGCTCCGTCGGTACTCGACGGCCGCGGAAAACGAACGGCTCTATCTCGTGATGGCGGCGCATGAAGCTGGACATTTGGAATTCGGTACCTATCGACTCCCGCTTGAATCTC
This region of Nitrospira sp. genomic DNA includes:
- a CDS encoding ATP-binding protein, translated to MKSLRSLISWSAVVLMTGLLAFSGLVYAASEVLLHRLLDGQMLVLAESLAEIAERYPDFMRTNTKDTAPANDLTHGTLEQHLLPNISHALRIFSADGRLVWNSPRADAQVSISPHVLERVRLSKITFETMDSADGMPARHLFFPFAGKDHVRYVLQAETSLLHYQETLHGLVFLLTLGSGATLLLAWIGSLWLSKKVLAPIEALCAGAETMSEADLGKRLAVDSPYREFRRLTQAVNAVLDQFQRSSEVQRNFCEIAAHEMRTPLTILQGNLEVALMKARTVEEYREVLLNNLQQVDRLIALTRPLLTLAKFTSSKPPVNLVPLALEPLIQEIVDELMVLADDHRIALTFESQPVPSVLGDAQWLKQALINLLDNALRYTPSGGSVTVRLQTISSKVTVAVEDTGHGIEPEHIPHLFERFYRTDWARAKDSAGTGLGLPIVKEIMDAHGGSISVTSEVNKGSVFTLRLPAHAQQSGPA
- a CDS encoding ferredoxin-thioredoxin reductase catalytic domain-containing protein; its protein translation is MAEPTQESLDKIRKFIQGFAEKSGTTMHPNTAVTEAVVKGLASHIDELGKPLCPCNFYKDKEAEAKLRRWICACDEMQMYKYCHCLLFVREDGMPITEYLPDGHEGREVYGLVTDPTPDKGRALKHKSLPASTVPDEPAAASASST
- a CDS encoding response regulator transcription factor; translated protein: MRILLVEDDADLAQFIKKGLKEEYYAVDAAADGEAGLALALNNPYDLVILDVMLPKLDGLTLCRRVRDKGITTPVLLITARNTVETKVSGFDTGADQFLPKPFAFAELLARVRALLRRGSSQQIAHLQAADLRLDPASHRVWRAEQEIFLTNKEYALLEFLLRNKNRVLTRTAIIEHVWDISYDPMTNIVDAHIRALRAKIDRDFSPPLIATVRGAGYMLEEPDSPA